A portion of the Acidimicrobiia bacterium genome contains these proteins:
- the hutI gene encoding imidazolonepropionase: protein MARRVCSFCEKPEDEVAHLLAGPSGVAICDECAELAVEITGDHAFEQTSGDLLITGIDRIITNDPRLDGPIGEGAIAVRNGRITWIGREQDLPSRYREIVTLECGGRTVLPGFVDAHTHLVFDGDRADEFGQRMRGASYKTIMAAGGGIQATVRATRAAGPDRLLEVSMARADRMLSLGTTTVEIKSGYGLETLTERHILEVAAEIGSRLPLDVVSTFLGAHAVPDEYRSDRDAYLWLIEEEMLPAVASIAEYCDVFCDAGVFSVDEARRVLAAGRRHGLRPRLHANQLGDTGGLELAVEVGAVSADHLEHVSERQASYLADAGVIAVLLPAASLSLQSAQAPARLLRDAGVTVALATDCNPGTSNVESMQFVVALGAMEMGLTVEESIWAATRGGALAVEEPDKGWLRVGAVADLHVLDTDNYLDLAYRPDRPCTWKVVKDGRVVVG from the coding sequence TTGGCACGCCGCGTTTGTAGCTTCTGCGAGAAGCCCGAAGACGAGGTAGCCCATCTCCTCGCCGGACCCAGTGGTGTCGCCATCTGCGATGAGTGCGCCGAACTGGCAGTGGAGATCACCGGTGACCATGCGTTCGAGCAGACCTCGGGCGATCTCCTCATTACCGGCATCGATCGCATCATCACCAACGACCCACGGCTCGACGGGCCCATTGGGGAGGGCGCCATTGCCGTCCGCAACGGGCGGATCACGTGGATCGGCCGGGAGCAAGACCTTCCATCGAGATATCGCGAGATAGTCACCCTCGAGTGCGGAGGTCGAACGGTCTTGCCCGGCTTTGTGGATGCCCACACCCATCTGGTGTTCGACGGGGACCGGGCGGATGAGTTCGGTCAACGTATGCGGGGGGCGAGCTACAAAACGATCATGGCGGCCGGCGGCGGTATCCAGGCGACGGTCAGGGCGACCAGGGCAGCCGGGCCGGATCGTCTGCTCGAGGTGTCGATGGCACGAGCCGATCGGATGCTGTCGCTCGGTACGACCACGGTCGAGATCAAGTCCGGATACGGACTCGAGACGCTCACCGAGCGTCACATACTGGAGGTAGCTGCCGAGATCGGGAGCCGCCTGCCGCTCGACGTGGTGTCTACGTTCCTCGGAGCTCACGCCGTTCCGGATGAATACCGGTCGGATCGGGACGCCTACCTGTGGCTGATCGAGGAGGAGATGCTGCCCGCGGTTGCCTCCATCGCCGAGTACTGCGATGTGTTCTGTGATGCCGGGGTATTTTCTGTCGACGAGGCGCGCCGGGTGTTGGCGGCCGGGCGCAGGCACGGATTGCGTCCGCGGCTCCACGCCAATCAGCTCGGCGACACGGGCGGGCTCGAACTGGCGGTCGAGGTCGGTGCTGTTTCGGCCGACCACCTCGAGCACGTCTCTGAACGCCAGGCTTCCTATCTGGCAGATGCCGGTGTCATCGCGGTGCTCCTCCCTGCGGCCTCGCTCTCGTTGCAGTCCGCTCAGGCTCCGGCCCGGTTGTTGCGAGATGCAGGGGTGACGGTCGCCCTGGCGACGGACTGCAACCCGGGAACGTCGAATGTTGAGTCGATGCAGTTCGTCGTTGCCCTGGGCGCCATGGAAATGGGTTTGACGGTGGAGGAGTCGATCTGGGCGGCCACCCGCGGCGGAGCTCTGGCCGTCGAAGAACCAGACAAGGGATGGCTGCGGGTAGGTGCAGTGGCCGACCTGCACGTGCTCGATACGGACAACTATCTCGATCTCGCCTACCGGCCGGATCGGCCCTGCACCTGGAAGGTGGTCAAAGACGGCCGGGTCGTCGTCGGATAG
- a CDS encoding glycerophosphodiester phosphodiesterase translates to MKPFFSHEYPIAMAHRGSRLLWPENTMTAFQGAVDLGFRYLETDLHTTADGILVCFHDDTLERTTDATGLITDRTFAEVQRLDAGFRHEPLKGFPFRGRGVTVPALEDVLTAFPHALFTLDLKQSGIEHIVVEMINRLRLHDRVIVGSFKDLRIARFRKMAGRSVATSAGPWETRALWAGARLGRSLRIPADALQVPVSYGRTTVVDARFVHAAHEAGKQVHVWTVNEPDEMRYLLDLGVDALISDRVDIVHQVMRDHLQ, encoded by the coding sequence ATGAAACCGTTCTTCAGTCACGAGTATCCGATTGCGATGGCGCACCGTGGCAGCCGCCTGCTGTGGCCCGAGAACACGATGACCGCCTTCCAGGGTGCCGTCGATCTGGGGTTTCGATACCTCGAAACGGACCTTCACACCACTGCGGACGGGATCCTCGTGTGCTTCCACGACGACACCCTCGAACGCACGACCGATGCCACCGGGCTCATCACCGACCGCACCTTCGCTGAGGTGCAGAGACTGGACGCCGGATTCCGCCATGAACCGTTGAAGGGGTTCCCCTTCCGCGGCAGGGGAGTGACCGTGCCGGCGTTGGAAGACGTGCTGACCGCCTTTCCGCATGCTCTGTTCACGCTCGACCTCAAGCAATCCGGGATTGAGCACATCGTCGTTGAGATGATCAATCGTCTCCGGCTTCACGATCGCGTCATCGTTGGATCGTTCAAGGATCTGCGCATCGCCCGGTTCCGGAAAATGGCGGGCCGGTCCGTCGCCACCTCGGCAGGACCATGGGAGACGAGAGCTCTCTGGGCGGGCGCCCGCCTCGGCCGATCGCTGCGCATCCCGGCCGACGCGCTACAGGTGCCGGTCTCATACGGACGGACCACCGTCGTCGACGCCAGGTTCGTGCACGCGGCCCACGAAGCAGGCAAGCAGGTTCACGTCTGGACGGTGAATGAACCCGACGAGATGCGCTATCTCCTCGACCTCGGCGTCGACGCCCTCATCTCGGATCGCGTCGACATCGTGCACCAGGTCATGCGGGATCACCTTCAGTAG